One segment of Desulfonauticus submarinus DNA contains the following:
- a CDS encoding amino acid ABC transporter permease, whose translation MNYQFNWKLVLSGEYGQWIIDGLILTLKISAVSIVFSLIIGTIIAVFRLSKIKPLEWFSLAYTEFFRNTPLLVQIFFWYFGSDAVLPKAVNQWLYQQDFEFAAGVIALTVYTSAFIAEEIRSGINSIPKNQLEASRACGLSFIQAMRYVILPQAFRIIIPPLISQFLNLTKNSSLVMTIGVMELTYMARQIESYTFHGFEAFTVATLIYIAISLTISLLVNLYNKYFLRHIKY comes from the coding sequence TTGAATTACCAATTTAATTGGAAACTAGTCTTAAGTGGAGAATATGGCCAATGGATTATAGACGGCCTGATCTTAACTCTAAAAATTTCTGCTGTTTCCATAGTCTTTTCTTTAATTATTGGAACAATCATTGCCGTTTTTAGACTTTCCAAAATAAAACCTTTGGAGTGGTTTAGTTTAGCTTATACTGAATTTTTTAGAAACACTCCTTTATTAGTACAAATATTTTTTTGGTACTTTGGATCTGATGCAGTTCTTCCCAAGGCTGTTAATCAATGGCTCTATCAACAAGACTTTGAATTTGCTGCAGGCGTAATAGCCTTAACTGTTTATACATCTGCCTTTATTGCAGAAGAAATAAGATCTGGAATTAATTCCATTCCTAAAAACCAATTAGAAGCCTCTAGAGCATGTGGGCTTAGCTTTATTCAAGCTATGCGTTATGTTATTTTACCTCAAGCCTTTAGAATCATTATTCCACCTTTAATCTCTCAATTTTTAAATTTGACTAAAAACTCTTCTCTAGTCATGACTATTGGAGTCATGGAATTAACTTATATGGCTAGACAGATAGAGTCTTATACATTTCATGGATTTGAGGCATTTACGGTAGCAACTTTAATCTATATCGCAATCTCGTTAACTATTTCTCTACTGGTAAATTTATACAACAAATATTTTCTCCGTCATATAAAATATTAA